In a single window of the Leopardus geoffroyi isolate Oge1 chromosome D2, O.geoffroyi_Oge1_pat1.0, whole genome shotgun sequence genome:
- the CTBP2 gene encoding C-terminal-binding protein 2 isoform X2, with translation MALVDKHKVKRQRLDRICEGIRPQIMNGPLHPRPLVALLDGRDCTVEMPILKDLATVAFCDAQSTQEIHEKVLNEAVGAMMYHTITLTREDLEKFKALRVIVRIGSGYDNVDIKAAGELGIAVCNIPSAAVEETADSTICHILNLYRRNTWLYQALREGTRVQSVEQIREVASGAARIRGETLGLIGFGRTGQAVAVRAKAFGFSVLFYDPYLQDGIERSLGVQRVYTLQDLLYQSDCVSLHCNLNEHNHHLINDFTIKQMRQGAFLVNAARGGLVDEKALAQALKEGRIRGAALDVHESEPFSFAQGPLKDAPNLICTPHTAWYSEQASLEMREAAATEIRRAITGRIPESLRNCVNKEFFVTTAPWSVIDQQAIHPELNGATYRYPPGIVGVAPGGLPAAMEGIIPGGIPVTHNLPTVAHPSQAPSPNQPTKHGDNREHPNEQ, from the exons GCATCCGCCCCCAGATCATGAACGGCCCcctgcacccccgccccctggTGGCGCTGCTCGATGGGAGAGACTGCACCGTGGAGATGCCCATCCTGAAGGACCTGGCCACCGTGGCCTTCTGTGACGCACAGTCCACTCAGGAGATCCACGAGAAG GTATTAAACGAAGCTGTTGGCGCCATGATGTACCACACCATCACCCTCACCAGGGAGGACCTGGAGAAGTTCAAGGCCCTGAGGGTGATCGTGCGGATAGGCAGCGGCTACGACAACGTTGACATCAAGGCTGCCGGTGAGCTCG GGATCGCCGTGTGCAACATCCCGTCCGCGGCGGTGGAAGAGACGGCCGACTCCACTATCTGCCACATCCTCAACCTGTACCGGAGGAACACGTGGCTGTACCAGGCGCTGCGGGAAGGCACGCGGGTCCAGAGCGTCGAGCAGATCCGGGAGGTCGCCTCGGGAGCAGCCCGCATCCGCGGGGAGACGCTGGGCCTCATCGGCTTCG gTCGCACGGGGCAGGCGGTTGCTGTTCGAGCCAAGGCCTTCGGATTCAGCGTCCTATTTTATGACCCCTACTTGCAGGATGGGATAGAGCGGTCCCTGGGCGTACAGAGGGTCTACACCCTGCAGGACTTACTGTACCAGAGCGACTGTGTCTCCTTGCACTGTAATCTCAACGAACATAACCACCACCTCATCAATGACTTTACTATAAAGCAG aTGAGGCAAGGAGCTTTCCTAGTGAACGCGGCCCGCGGCGGGCTGGTGGACGAGAAGGCCTTAGCGCAAGCCCTCAAGGAAGGCAGGATACGAGGGGCAGCCCTCGACGTGCACGAATCGGAGCCTTTCAG CTTTGCTCAGGGTCCCTTGAAAGATGCACCGAATCTCATTTGTACGCCCCACACAGCTTGGTATAGTGAGCAAGCCTCACTAGAGATGCGGGAGGCAGCCGCCACCGAGATCCGCCGGGCCATCACAG GTCGCATCCCCGAAAGCTTAAGAAACTGTGTGAACAAGGAATTCTTTGTCACAACAGCTCCCTGGTCAGTAATAGATCAGCAAGCCATTCATCCGGAGCTCAACGGCGCCACGTACAG ATACCCGCCAGGCATCGTGGGCGTGGCTCCCGGAGGACTTCCTGCGGCCATGGAAGGGATCATCCCCGGAGGCATCCCGGTGACTCACAATCTCCCCACTGTGGCACACCCTTCCCAAGCTCCCTCTCCCAACCAGCCTACAAAACACGGGGACAATAGAGAGCACCCCAATGAGCAATAG